One window of Fusarium keratoplasticum isolate Fu6.1 chromosome 2, whole genome shotgun sequence genomic DNA carries:
- a CDS encoding Vacuolar protein sorting-associated protein 17 produces the protein MDYSSTIHDADDPAGASPWGNSPVSSPSRNASTFHPISGDPPPFRYSAQSSNGLAQDHPEGDSFQRPGTATTASGTEDGTEASGTLNPSESESTAAVEEGAPAHSQQQGQAAAQAQETQTQPQKPTQPQYRLQAKITGLERTGKKDPILRFDVHTNIPRFRTTQFRDVRRLHSEFVKLAEHLISANPEALVPAVPPPLTSAGAGTDEDESRVKALMQRWLNYVCGNEVLMQDDEMVLFVESDFGYSPMVKRKQPATGVRRKILKQFAPPPDDTPELADARPTVKLFYLGSMDAGHKVDKLVKARRGLGLSEADYGAKLTSMNVQELHPGLANAYRKLGKVVQTVGDYHAAQATAEATTIGDPFQYHSQDAFIVKESLTNRQILIREFLQAQEATRGKLNAADRLKASSSVRREKVDEAITALDDARQHETYLYNKTNRVTQNLVQERRKWFSRTSSDLRLSIREYVLREIEAERRTLALLETVRPDIRSIDASGGLSRLGREAHPTVRRSSLAASQGPKGDAWSGVPRRSDAANRSVSGSLISKVSEEGDNEDAAETTQGRAAGGRTGLKGVNEEDDEDRVDARNAASRLAASTF, from the exons ATGGATTACAGCTCCACCATCCACGACGCTGACGACCCGGCCGGTGCCTCTCCCTGGGGCAACTCGCCCGTGTCGTCGCCTTCGCGAAACGCCTCCACCTTTCACCCCATCTCAGGCGATCCTCCCCCCTTTCGCTACAGCGCTCAGTCTTCGAATGGCCTTGCGCAGGATCACCCTGAAGGAGACAGCTTCCAGAGGCCAGGCACTGCGACGACGGCTTCCGGTACCGAGGATGGCACCGAGGCGTCGGGCACCCTGAACCCTTCCGAGTCAGAGTCGACCGCAgcggtcgaggagggagctCCCGCGCATAgccaacaacaaggccagGCTGCTGCGCAGGCTCAGGAGACGCAGACACAGCCGCAGAAGCCCACCCAGCCTCAGTATAGactccaggccaagatcacaGGACTCGAGCGAACGGGCAAGAAGGATCCCATCCTTCGGTTCGACGTTCAC ACAAACATCCCCCGCTTCCGTACTACTCAGTTCCGCGATGTCCGCCGACTACACTCCGAGTTTGTTAAGCTGGCCGAGCATCTGATATCCGCCAACCCAGAGGCCCTTGTTCCCGCAGTTCCCCCGCCTCTGACCTCGGCCGGCGCAGGTacggatgaggatgagtcTCGTGTCAAGGCCCTGATGCAGCGATGGTTAAACTACGTCTGTGGCAACGAGGTCTTGATGCAAGACGACGAAATGGTACTCTTTGTCGAGAGCGATTTTGGCTACAGCCCCATGGTTAAGAGGAAACAGCCAGCTACTGGCGTCCGCAGAAAGATTTTGAAGCAAtttgctcctcctcctgacGATACCCCTGAACTTGCGGATGCTCGACCGACTGTTAAGCTGTTTTACCTTGGTAGCATGGACGCTGGCCACAAGGTTGACAAGCTGGTCAAGGCCCGGAGAG GGCTTGGTCTCTCTGAGGCCGACTACGGTGCCAAGCTTACGAGCATGAATGTTCAAGAGCTTCACCCCGGTCTGGCCAATGCCTATCGGAAACTGGGCAAGGTCGTCCAGACCGTTGGCGACTACCATGCGGCTCAGGCGACAGCCGAGGCCACCACCATCGGTGACCCGTTCCAATATCATTCCCAGGATGCATTCATTGTCAAGGAATCTCTAACCAACCGCCAAATTCTGATCCGCGAGTttctccaagcccaagaagccacACGCGGCAAGCTCAACGCAGCTGACCGGCTAAAGGCCAGCTCCAGCGTCCGTCGCGAGAAGGtggatgaggccatcacaGCCTTGGATGATGCCCGTCAGCATGAGACCTACCTGTACAACAAGACGAACCGTGTCACCCAGAACCTTGTTCAGGAGCGCCGTAAGTGGTTCTCTAGGACGTCGTCTGACCTGCGCCTGAGCATCAGGGAGTACGTGCTCCGCGAAATTGAGGCTGAGAGACGGACACTGGCTCTTCTCGAGACGGTTCGGCCAGATATTCGATCAATTGATGCCTCGGGCGGCCTGAGCCGTCTCGGTCGTGAAGCGCACCCAACGGTGCGTCGTTCAAGCCTCGCCGCTAGCCAGGGTCCCAAGGGTGACGCCTGGAGTGGTGTCCCGCGCCGCTCGGATGCAGCGAATCGCAGCGTATCGGGCAGTCTCATCAGCAAGGTCTCTGAGGAGGGTGACAATGAAGATGCCGCCGAAACGACCCAGGGACGAGCCGCGGGTGGTCGCACAGGCCTCAAGGGAGTGaatgaggaggacgatgaggatcGTGTGGATGCTAGAAATGCTGCGAGTCGCCTGGCGGCCAGCACCTTCTAG
- a CDS encoding Protein BCP1, whose translation MGKKRAREEGKDVPPADVDKMDEDGSDDEDFDMVNVEFEWFNFDPEVDFHGTKTLLRQLFDVDANLFNMSALADLVLSQPTIGSTIKVDGKANDAYALLTVLNTTVHQNKEPMNDILKYLVNKAQSNPSLAPVANVLNSGKHVGLIFSERLINMPSELAPPLYSMLIDEVEAAVEDKEPYEFSHYLILSKTYQELESKLDQENQKRKKAKEEAGVYYFHVEDEVLQKHAEAYGNFNYTKEDESVADSKRAFQEMGVKAHGHMILIEASKFPGAVKAVNEYLSAPQ comes from the exons ATGGGCAAGAAGCGAGCGCGCGAAGAAGGCAAGGATGTCCCGCCTGCGGATGTAgacaagatggacgaggatggcTCTGATGATGAG GATTTTGACATGGTCAATGTTGAGTTCGAATGGTTCAACTTTGACCCCGAGGTTGACTTCCACGGCACCAAGACCCTTCTGCGACAACTCTTCGATGTCGATGCGaacctcttcaacatgtCTGCTCTCGCCGACCTCGTCCTCTCTCAGCCCACCATCGGCTCTACAATCAAGGTCGACGGCAAGGCCAACGACGCCTACGCTCTGCTTACAGTCCTCAACACTACCGTTCACCAGAACAAGGAGCCCATGAATGATATTCTCAAGTACCTGGTGAACAAGGCGCAGAGCAACCCATCCCTCGCGCCCGTCGCCAACGTGCTCAACAGCGGAAAGCATGTCGGCCTGATCTTTTCGGAGCGGCTCATCAACATGCCCTCCGAGCTGGCGCCGCCCCTCTACTCGATGCTCatcgacgaggtcgaggcggCCGTGGAAGACAAGGAGCCCTACGAGTTCTCCCACTACTTGATCCTGTCCAAGACATATCAGGAGCTCGAGTCGAAGCTGGACCAGGAGAACCAGAAGcggaagaaggccaaggaggaggctggagTGTACTATTTCCAcgtcgaggacgaggtgCTGCAGAAGCACGCCGAGGCGTACGGTAACTTCAACTACACAAAGGAGGACGAGTCGGTGGCGGACAGCAAGCGGGCATTCCAAGAGATGGGCGTCAAGGCGCATGGACACATGATCCTCATCGAGGCGAGCAAGTTCCCGGGGGCTGTCAAGGCCGTTAATGAGTATCTGAGTGCTCCGCAATag
- a CDS encoding Chorismate mutase: MRSALAHHQRSIVSYSGFPPKSLLAAPSRTPFRSLTQIARPYKGPLNRYLFITRSQLRSIAVAKADMDTVINMADAEHALDLARIRFQLIRLEDTITFHLIERVQFALNSKIYVPGALELPQGHHSFLDWYFSEQEKLQSLIRRFESPDEYPFYPEALQKPILDPLNYPKILHDNDVNVNDKIKKFYIEKFLPAVCPDFGREERGESQENYGSTATCDIACLQALSRRIHFGKFVAESKFRSEEEKFTRLIKAEDREGIAESITNKAVERKVLERLRLKALTYGKDPSIPDGTEGAAKINVDAVVSMYKDFVIPLTKEVEVEYLMQRLEPAA, encoded by the exons ATGCGCTCTGCCCTGGCCCATCACCAACGTTCCATCGTCAGCTATTCCGGATTTCCGCCCAAGTCGCTCCTAGCCGCTCCCTCTAGGACCCCGTTCCGCTCTCTTACCCAGATCGCAAGGCCCTATAAAGGTCCACTCAATCGATATCTCTTTATAACCCGTTCCCAGCTCCGCTCAATCGCTGTTGCGAAAGCCGACATGGATACCGTCATCAACATGGCCGATGCCGAACACGCTCTCGACCTTGCCCGCATCCGGTTCCAGCTCAT CCGTCTTGAGGATACAATCACTTTTCATCTGATTGAGCGGGTGCAGTTTGCATTGAACAGT AAAATCTACGTCCCTGGCGCCCTCGAGCTACCCCAGGGCCACCATAGCTTCCTCGACTGGTACTTTAGCGAGCAGGAGAAGCTCCAGTCCCTGATCCGCCGCTTCGAGTCGCCCGACGAGTACCCCTTTTACCCCGAAGCTCTGCAGAAGCCCATCCTCGACCCTCTCAACTACCCCAAGATCCTCCACGACAACGATGTCAACGTAAacgacaagatcaagaagttcTATATTGAAAAGTTCCTCCCCGCCGTGTGCCCCGACTTCGGCCGCGAGGAGCGGGGCGAGTCTCAGGAGAACTACGGCTCGACGGCGACGTGCGATATTGCGTGCCTACAGGCTCTGTCGCGGCGCATCCACTTTGGCAAGTTTGTCGCCGAGTCCAAGTTCCGGTCCGAGGAGGAAAAGTTCACAcgcctcatcaaggccgaggaccGCGAGGGCATCGCCGagtccatcaccaacaaggccGTCGAGAGAAAGGTGCTCGAGCGGCTCCGCCTCAAGGCCCTGACCTACGGCAAGGACCCCTCCATCCCGGACGGGACCGAGGGCgccgccaagatcaacgTCGATGCCGTCGTGTCAATGTACAAGGACTTTGTCATCCCGCTGACcaaggaggtggaggtggaatACTTGATGCAGAGGCTGGAACCGGCCGCctga